The following are encoded in a window of Streptomyces sp. 11x1 genomic DNA:
- the acsA gene encoding acetate--CoA ligase: MHWETIHKDPPVVLPRLIDYDRARSAFTWSQARMALSGLPGGGLNIAHEAVDRHAASDRADEAALRCVARDGSVSTVTYWELARRTARFANVLRSLGVGRGERVFTLLGRCPELYTVVLGTLKNTSVLCPLFSAFGPDPVAQRLGLGDARVLVTTADLYRRKVAERRAALPGLEHVILVGPDAEELPGTLSFGGLTAAAPDRFTIPPTSPEDMALLHFTSGTTGTPKGAVHVHDAVVAHYATAAYALDLHHHDVYWCTADPGWVTGMSYGIIAPLVHGVTAVVDEGDYDARRWYRILGEQRVSVWYTAPTALRMLMRATPREGPYDLPRSHDLSTLRFIASVGEPLNPEAVVWGRDVLGLPVHDNWWQTETGCIMIANYAACDIRPGSMGRPLPGVEATVLEQGEDGRALVVDGRVTEERRPDAAGELALRPGWPSMFRGYLHDKERYDAAFADGWYLTGDLVRRDKDGWYWFVGRADDVIKSAGHLIGPFEVESALMEHPAVAEAGVIGRPDPVAGNVVKAFVSLRPGAEPSDDLERELLGFGRRKLGPAVAPREITFDQNLPKTRSGKVMRRLLRARELGLPTGDLSTLEGSA, from the coding sequence ATGCACTGGGAAACCATCCACAAGGACCCCCCGGTCGTGCTTCCCCGTCTCATCGACTACGACCGCGCCCGCTCCGCCTTCACCTGGTCGCAGGCGCGCATGGCACTGTCCGGCCTCCCCGGTGGGGGGCTGAACATCGCCCACGAGGCTGTGGACCGGCACGCGGCCTCGGACCGCGCGGACGAGGCCGCGCTGCGGTGCGTCGCCCGGGACGGATCCGTCTCCACCGTCACCTACTGGGAACTGGCCCGCCGTACGGCCCGCTTCGCCAACGTCCTGCGCTCCCTCGGCGTCGGGCGCGGCGAGCGCGTGTTCACCCTCCTCGGACGCTGCCCCGAGCTCTACACGGTCGTGCTCGGCACCCTGAAGAACACCAGTGTGCTGTGCCCGCTGTTCTCCGCCTTCGGCCCCGACCCGGTGGCACAACGGCTGGGGTTGGGTGACGCACGTGTGCTGGTCACCACCGCGGACCTCTACCGGCGCAAGGTCGCCGAGCGGCGGGCGGCACTGCCCGGTCTCGAACACGTCATCCTCGTCGGGCCCGATGCCGAGGAACTTCCCGGCACGCTCTCCTTCGGCGGGCTGACGGCAGCGGCTCCGGACCGGTTCACCATCCCGCCGACCTCGCCCGAGGACATGGCGCTCCTGCACTTCACCAGCGGTACCACCGGCACCCCCAAGGGCGCCGTCCACGTGCACGACGCCGTGGTCGCCCACTACGCCACAGCCGCGTACGCGCTCGATCTGCACCACCACGACGTGTACTGGTGCACCGCCGACCCCGGCTGGGTCACCGGCATGTCGTACGGCATCATCGCCCCCCTCGTGCACGGCGTGACGGCGGTCGTCGACGAGGGCGACTACGACGCCCGCCGCTGGTACCGGATCCTCGGCGAACAGCGTGTCAGCGTCTGGTACACCGCGCCCACGGCGCTGCGTATGCTCATGCGCGCCACACCCCGTGAGGGCCCCTACGACCTGCCGCGCTCCCACGACCTGTCCACGCTGCGCTTCATCGCCTCGGTCGGCGAGCCCCTCAACCCGGAGGCCGTCGTCTGGGGCCGTGACGTGCTGGGCCTGCCCGTGCACGACAACTGGTGGCAGACGGAGACCGGCTGCATCATGATCGCCAACTACGCGGCCTGCGACATCCGGCCCGGCTCCATGGGACGGCCGCTGCCCGGTGTCGAGGCGACCGTGCTGGAGCAGGGCGAGGACGGGCGGGCCCTGGTCGTCGACGGCAGGGTCACCGAGGAGCGGCGCCCCGACGCCGCGGGCGAGTTGGCGCTGCGGCCGGGCTGGCCGTCGATGTTCCGCGGCTATCTGCACGACAAGGAGCGTTACGACGCGGCGTTCGCCGACGGCTGGTACCTGACCGGCGATCTGGTGCGCCGGGACAAGGACGGCTGGTACTGGTTCGTGGGGCGGGCCGACGACGTCATCAAGTCGGCGGGCCACCTCATCGGTCCGTTCGAGGTGGAGAGCGCGCTGATGGAGCATCCGGCCGTGGCCGAGGCCGGGGTCATCGGACGGCCGGACCCGGTCGCCGGGAACGTCGTGAAAGCGTTCGTCTCCCTGCGTCCGGGAGCGGAGCCGTCCGACGACCTGGAACGCGAACTGCTCGGATTCGGCCGGCGCAAGCTGGGTCCCGCCGTGGCGCCCCGCGAGATCACGTTCGACCAGAACCTGCCCAAGACCCGCAGCGGGAAGGTGATGCGGCGGTTGCTGCGCGCACGGGAGCTCGGCCTTCCCACCGGTGACCTGTCGACCCTGGAGGGATCCGCATGA
- the pdhA gene encoding pyruvate dehydrogenase (acetyl-transferring) E1 component subunit alpha, producing MTVARTTRTRNTPTATKPAKPAKKGTRTKKSAKNRTPAPTADTGRRRDLLEGMLRIRRFEERCVELYSATKIRGFVHLYIGEEAVAVGVNEALTAEDAVVSTYREHGHALARGITAEAVMAEMYGRTTGCSGGRGGSMHLFDASRRFYGGNAIVAGGLPLAAGLALADRMRGQNHVTCCFFGDGAFAEGEFHETANLAALWNLPLLLVCENNRYAMGTALERHQAQTDLALRAASYGMVAWSVDGMDVEAVEQASRRAVEGIRAGTGPHFLELRTYRFRAHSMYDPDRYRDKAEIESWKSRDPIGLLVDRMRENGDPVDREFARIERRITAEIDDAVEAAEQAPEEPVETLLRHVTSAPSEAVT from the coding sequence ATGACCGTGGCCCGCACCACCCGAACCCGGAACACCCCGACGGCCACCAAGCCCGCGAAACCCGCCAAGAAGGGCACCAGGACGAAGAAGAGCGCGAAGAACCGGACGCCGGCACCCACGGCGGACACCGGGCGCCGCAGGGACCTGCTGGAAGGGATGCTGCGCATCCGGCGCTTCGAGGAGCGGTGCGTCGAGCTGTACAGCGCCACGAAGATACGGGGCTTCGTCCACCTGTACATCGGTGAGGAGGCCGTCGCCGTCGGCGTCAACGAGGCACTGACGGCCGAGGACGCGGTCGTCTCCACCTACCGTGAGCACGGGCACGCCCTGGCCCGCGGCATCACGGCCGAGGCGGTGATGGCCGAGATGTACGGCAGAACGACGGGGTGCAGCGGCGGCCGGGGCGGATCCATGCACCTGTTCGACGCGAGTCGGCGCTTCTACGGCGGCAACGCGATCGTCGCCGGGGGCCTCCCGCTGGCCGCCGGGCTCGCGCTCGCCGACCGCATGCGCGGGCAGAACCATGTGACCTGCTGCTTCTTCGGCGACGGGGCCTTCGCCGAAGGGGAGTTCCACGAGACGGCGAACCTCGCCGCCCTGTGGAACCTGCCCCTGTTGCTCGTCTGCGAGAACAACCGCTACGCCATGGGTACCGCCCTGGAGCGCCACCAGGCACAGACGGACCTGGCCCTGCGCGCCGCCTCCTACGGCATGGTCGCCTGGTCCGTGGACGGCATGGACGTCGAGGCCGTCGAACAGGCCTCCCGGCGAGCGGTCGAAGGCATCCGGGCCGGCACCGGACCCCACTTCCTGGAACTGCGGACCTACCGCTTCCGCGCCCACTCGATGTACGACCCGGACCGCTACCGGGACAAGGCCGAGATCGAGTCGTGGAAGTCGAGGGACCCCATCGGCCTGCTGGTGGACCGCATGCGGGAGAACGGTGATCCGGTCGACAGGGAGTTCGCCCGGATCGAGCGCCGGATCACCGCCGAGATCGACGACGCGGTCGAAGCCGCCGAACAGGCGCCGGAGGAGCCCGTCGAGACACTGCTGCGCCATGTCACCAGCGCCCCGTCCGAGGCGGTGACCTGA
- a CDS encoding Hsp20/alpha crystallin family protein, which yields MTHPARHSTSASPGALRELDDLRARVDQLMHAAFVGGGWPTSGGSEPWAPAADIEDAEDAYLVELELPGMDKEQITVEVSEGELDVHGEVRQKERTGAVRRHTRRIGQFDYRTTLPPNADAEHISAELNNGVLTVRVPKTEKGKARRVEITG from the coding sequence ATGACACATCCCGCACGACACTCCACCAGCGCGTCGCCGGGCGCTCTGCGCGAGTTGGACGACCTGCGCGCACGGGTGGACCAGTTGATGCACGCCGCCTTCGTCGGTGGCGGATGGCCCACGTCCGGCGGTTCCGAACCGTGGGCGCCGGCGGCCGACATCGAGGACGCCGAGGACGCCTACCTGGTCGAACTGGAACTGCCCGGCATGGACAAGGAGCAGATCACCGTCGAGGTCTCCGAGGGTGAACTCGATGTCCACGGTGAGGTCCGGCAGAAGGAGCGCACGGGCGCGGTCCGCAGGCACACCCGGCGTATCGGCCAGTTCGACTACCGCACGACCCTGCCACCGAACGCCGACGCCGAGCACATCAGCGCCGAGCTGAACAACGGCGTGCTCACGGTGCGGGTCCCCAAGACCGAGAAGGGCAAGGCCCGGCGGGTCGAGATCACCGGCTGA
- a CDS encoding AAA family ATPase — MNEAGTPGERSPRAEVAETHTAIVFFAGDRAYKVKKAVDLGFLDYTEPSARRTACTREVALNRRFAPDVYLGVGEVVSPGAETSEPLVVMRRMPADRRLSALVRAGADVDEVLRVVARRLSAWHAAAPHGRDVDEQGTRDALASRWEASFEQVRTTVDGSELDGVHEAERLVRRYLAGRQALFDSRIEQRRVVDGHGDLLAEDIFCLDDGPRVLDCLEFDDRLRYVDGLDDAAFLAMDLEQLGAPEAAARFLARYSEYSGDPAPPSLWHHYVAYRAFVRAKVSLIQAGQGAPGARSASRRLLSTTLRHLRTSAVGLTLVGGLPGSGKSTLSGALADRLGVTLLSSDRLRKELAGISPDTPAPAAYGEGLYTPEWTTRTYAALLDRAAALLSRGEPVVLDATWSTRELRAQAWRVAEDTRADLVALHCRVPGEVSAARLNTRSPGPSDADLGVATALAAREPPWPDAVTVDTSGPLESAVSRALAAVRPWGVDQAPVFRRPYGEPDQD, encoded by the coding sequence ATGAATGAAGCGGGCACCCCGGGGGAGCGCTCGCCGCGCGCGGAGGTGGCCGAGACGCACACCGCGATCGTGTTCTTCGCGGGTGATCGCGCGTACAAGGTCAAGAAGGCGGTCGATCTGGGATTTCTGGACTACACGGAACCGTCGGCCCGTCGGACGGCCTGCACACGCGAAGTGGCGCTCAACCGCCGTTTCGCGCCGGATGTCTACCTGGGCGTCGGCGAAGTCGTCAGCCCCGGCGCCGAGACGTCCGAACCCCTCGTGGTGATGCGCCGTATGCCGGCGGACCGCCGTCTGTCCGCACTGGTGCGAGCCGGTGCGGACGTCGACGAGGTCCTGCGTGTTGTGGCCCGGCGCCTCTCCGCCTGGCACGCGGCGGCGCCCCACGGCCGCGACGTCGACGAACAGGGCACCAGGGACGCGCTGGCGTCACGCTGGGAGGCGAGCTTCGAGCAGGTCCGCACGACCGTGGACGGATCCGAACTCGACGGAGTGCACGAGGCCGAACGGCTGGTGCGCCGCTATCTCGCCGGCCGCCAGGCGTTGTTCGACTCCCGAATCGAGCAGCGGCGGGTGGTGGACGGCCACGGCGACCTGCTGGCCGAGGACATCTTCTGCCTCGACGACGGCCCCCGGGTCCTGGACTGCCTGGAGTTCGACGACCGCCTGCGCTACGTCGACGGGCTCGACGACGCCGCCTTCCTCGCCATGGACCTGGAACAGCTCGGCGCGCCGGAGGCGGCGGCCCGCTTTCTCGCCCGGTACAGCGAATACTCCGGTGACCCCGCGCCGCCGTCCCTGTGGCACCACTACGTCGCCTATCGCGCGTTCGTGAGGGCCAAGGTGTCCCTCATCCAGGCGGGCCAGGGAGCCCCGGGGGCCCGGTCGGCGTCACGACGACTGCTCTCGACCACGCTGCGTCACCTGCGTACCTCCGCCGTCGGCCTGACCCTCGTCGGAGGGCTGCCCGGCAGCGGGAAGTCCACCCTCTCCGGCGCGCTGGCCGACCGGCTGGGCGTCACCCTGCTCAGCAGTGACCGCCTCCGCAAGGAGTTGGCGGGTATCTCCCCGGACACGCCCGCGCCGGCCGCATACGGGGAAGGGCTGTACACCCCGGAGTGGACGACCAGGACCTACGCGGCCCTCCTCGACCGCGCTGCGGCCCTGTTGTCGCGCGGCGAACCCGTCGTCCTGGACGCCACCTGGTCCACCAGGGAGCTGCGCGCACAGGCGTGGCGGGTGGCCGAGGACACCCGCGCCGATCTCGTGGCCCTGCACTGTCGGGTACCGGGAGAGGTCTCCGCGGCTCGCTTGAACACGCGTTCCCCCGGGCCGTCCGACGCCGACCTCGGCGTCGCCACGGCGCTCGCGGCCCGGGAGCCGCCCTGGCCGGACGCCGTCACGGTCGACACCAGCGGCCCGCTGGAATCCGCCGTCTCCCGTGCGCTCGCCGCCGTACGCCCCTGGGGAGTGGACCAGGCCCCGGTCTTCCGCCGTCCCTACGGGGAGCCGGACCAGGACTGA
- a CDS encoding universal stress protein, which produces MVRELPLVVGVDGSESSLLAVDWAADAAARHGLALRLVHASRWERYERAVPSLSTGRPAGDVFAEHIVASCAERARLRAPGVKVSGEAVPDDAVPALLRAATEASALVVGERGRGEFSGLLLGSVSLAVAARAVCPVVVVRGAEPRPGESPGPVVVGVGDDPEHTGAVRFAVREAELRGCALTAVRAWRSPAHERMDSPLPADRTDQGYRERASADLDEALREAVREHPGVEIRRHPVEGPAHRVLLDASVDADLVVVGAVRRQGHFGLQLGRVAHTLLHHCACPVAVVPQRV; this is translated from the coding sequence ATGGTGAGGGAACTCCCGCTGGTCGTGGGCGTAGACGGATCCGAGTCCAGCCTGCTGGCGGTCGACTGGGCGGCGGACGCGGCCGCCCGGCACGGACTGGCCCTGCGCCTGGTGCACGCCTCCCGCTGGGAACGTTACGAACGGGCCGTGCCGTCCCTCTCCACCGGTCGTCCCGCCGGGGACGTGTTCGCGGAGCACATCGTCGCTTCCTGCGCGGAGCGTGCGAGGCTCCGCGCCCCCGGGGTGAAGGTGTCGGGCGAGGCGGTGCCCGACGACGCCGTACCGGCCCTGCTGCGGGCGGCCACCGAGGCGTCCGCCCTGGTCGTGGGAGAGCGCGGACGAGGTGAGTTCTCCGGGCTGCTGCTCGGCTCGGTGAGTCTGGCGGTGGCGGCACGCGCCGTGTGCCCGGTCGTCGTGGTCCGTGGCGCGGAGCCCCGTCCCGGGGAGTCCCCCGGCCCGGTCGTGGTGGGCGTCGGCGACGACCCCGAACACACGGGCGCCGTACGGTTCGCCGTCCGTGAGGCCGAGTTGCGCGGCTGTGCCCTGACCGCCGTACGGGCATGGCGCAGTCCGGCCCATGAACGCATGGACAGTCCGCTGCCCGCGGACCGCACCGATCAGGGGTACCGGGAAAGGGCCTCTGCCGACCTCGACGAGGCGCTGCGCGAAGCCGTACGGGAACACCCCGGCGTCGAGATCCGACGCCACCCGGTCGAGGGTCCCGCACACCGCGTGCTGTTGGACGCCTCGGTGGACGCCGACCTCGTCGTCGTCGGAGCCGTGCGCCGCCAGGGGCATTTCGGTCTCCAGCTCGGCCGGGTGGCCCACACCCTGCTGCATCACTGCGCGTGTCCGGTGGCCGTGGTCCCGCAGCGGGTCTGA
- a CDS encoding DUF1876 domain-containing protein: MTHVSEWKVRLHLFEDDDGTTKARLVLDTGATQIVGRGSAHRHPADADVPEIGDELAAGRAMNNLARQLIRAAERDIEGVGAARPSSTQAQAIGWSL, encoded by the coding sequence ATGACGCACGTCTCGGAATGGAAAGTTCGCCTCCATCTGTTCGAGGACGACGATGGAACGACCAAGGCCCGTCTGGTGCTGGACACCGGCGCCACACAGATCGTCGGCCGCGGCTCGGCGCACCGACATCCCGCGGACGCCGATGTGCCGGAGATCGGTGACGAACTGGCGGCGGGCCGGGCGATGAACAACCTCGCCCGGCAGCTGATCAGGGCCGCCGAGCGTGACATCGAGGGCGTGGGAGCCGCACGGCCCAGCAGCACGCAGGCCCAAGCCATCGGGTGGTCCCTGTGA
- a CDS encoding universal stress protein produces MEPVVTVGLDGSPASLAAARWAADEAEKRKLTLRLLHAWPLLAPEPTHVPSEVDQNYWAKRLVHTAQAELSGRHPGLSVVGSLVADDAQEALIRAAAESEMLVLGSRGLASAESYFMGDVSMPVVARAARPVVLVRAEPTEERPRTISADKVVVAMDPRGSCDELLDFAFHSAAARGFPLLAVRGRSVPFHARMPWGVDHGVSEELTREAQEELSKALRPWREKYPQVEVEDTIRLTSPARAVVHAAEGAALLVVGRRVHHHGATHHLDHVAHAAIHHGRCPVAVVPHE; encoded by the coding sequence ATGGAACCAGTCGTCACCGTGGGCCTGGACGGTTCACCCGCGAGCCTGGCCGCCGCCCGTTGGGCCGCCGACGAGGCCGAGAAACGCAAGCTCACCCTTCGGCTGCTGCACGCGTGGCCGTTGTTGGCACCGGAACCGACCCACGTCCCCTCCGAAGTCGATCAGAACTACTGGGCGAAGCGACTGGTCCACACCGCGCAGGCGGAGCTGAGCGGACGCCATCCGGGTCTGTCCGTCGTCGGCAGTCTCGTCGCCGACGACGCCCAGGAGGCTCTGATCCGCGCCGCCGCGGAGTCCGAGATGCTGGTGCTGGGGTCCCGGGGGCTGGCATCCGCCGAGAGCTACTTCATGGGCGATGTCAGCATGCCGGTCGTGGCGCGGGCCGCTCGGCCGGTGGTCCTGGTCCGCGCGGAGCCGACCGAGGAGCGGCCACGCACCATCTCGGCCGACAAGGTCGTCGTGGCGATGGATCCGCGCGGATCCTGCGACGAACTGCTCGACTTCGCGTTCCACAGCGCGGCGGCCCGGGGCTTTCCCCTGCTCGCCGTCCGCGGCCGCAGCGTGCCGTTCCACGCGCGGATGCCCTGGGGGGTGGACCACGGCGTCAGCGAGGAGCTGACCCGGGAGGCACAGGAGGAGTTGAGCAAGGCTCTGCGCCCCTGGCGCGAGAAGTACCCGCAGGTGGAGGTGGAGGACACCATCCGTCTCACGAGCCCCGCCAGGGCCGTCGTGCATGCCGCGGAGGGTGCCGCGCTGCTGGTCGTCGGACGGCGTGTGCACCACCACGGTGCCACGCACCACCTGGATCACGTGGCGCACGCGGCCATCCATCACGGACGCTGCCCCGTCGCCGTCGTCCCTCATGAATGA
- a CDS encoding nicotinate phosphoribosyltransferase, whose translation MSDATTTDLYEVTMAMSYLREGMTAPATFSLFVRDLPPERGFLVTAGLESALDHLSGFHVGPEDVDAFAAALHRPRRDLEPLLGLEFTGRVRAVPEGRVVLAGEPLLEVTAPLPEAQLVETYLLNQLTHQTAVASKAARCALAAAGRPLVDFSLRRTHGPQAGFQAARLGALAGFAGTSNVAAATALGIPAVGTMAHSYVEAFASEEDAFRAFARAHPGPVTLLVDTYDTEEGVRAAAHVLCDLDLAARGPGSAVRLDSGDLGDLAVRARSVLDHAGLPGVRIVVSGGLDEYAVDDLVRSGAPIDTYAVGTRVGVAADAPYLDSAYKMVEYDGRPVMKLSSAKVTAPGAKQVFRRRGCADVIGLADEEPPDDAVALLETVMRNGRRTRRPSTLDECRARCADDMAELPSSARRIRAPVAPRAAPSERLTALTAQVRHRVETMGGAHRPVPG comes from the coding sequence ATGTCGGACGCGACGACCACCGACCTGTACGAGGTGACGATGGCCATGTCCTACCTGCGGGAGGGGATGACCGCCCCGGCGACGTTCAGTCTCTTCGTCCGTGACCTTCCCCCGGAGCGCGGCTTCCTGGTCACGGCCGGACTGGAATCGGCGCTGGACCACCTGAGCGGATTCCATGTCGGCCCCGAGGACGTCGACGCCTTCGCCGCCGCGCTGCACCGGCCACGCCGGGATCTGGAACCCCTGCTCGGTCTGGAGTTCACCGGGCGGGTACGGGCGGTACCGGAGGGGCGGGTCGTGCTCGCCGGTGAGCCCCTGCTGGAGGTGACGGCACCCCTGCCCGAGGCACAGCTGGTGGAGACGTACCTGCTGAATCAGCTCACCCATCAGACGGCCGTCGCCTCGAAGGCCGCACGGTGTGCGCTCGCGGCGGCCGGCCGGCCGCTGGTGGACTTCTCCCTGCGCCGCACGCACGGTCCGCAGGCGGGGTTCCAGGCCGCCCGGCTCGGAGCGCTGGCGGGATTCGCCGGGACCAGCAATGTGGCGGCGGCCACGGCGCTCGGCATTCCCGCCGTCGGGACGATGGCCCACTCCTACGTGGAGGCGTTCGCCTCGGAGGAGGACGCCTTCCGCGCGTTCGCCCGTGCCCACCCGGGCCCGGTGACCCTGCTGGTGGACACCTACGACACCGAGGAAGGCGTCCGTGCGGCGGCGCACGTCCTGTGCGACCTGGACCTCGCGGCCCGCGGCCCCGGCTCCGCCGTACGGCTGGACAGCGGCGACCTCGGGGACCTCGCGGTGCGGGCCCGGTCCGTCCTCGACCACGCGGGCCTGCCGGGCGTGCGGATCGTCGTCAGCGGCGGTCTCGACGAGTACGCCGTCGACGACCTGGTGCGCTCCGGAGCACCGATCGACACCTACGCCGTCGGCACCCGCGTGGGGGTGGCGGCGGACGCGCCGTATCTGGACTCGGCGTACAAAATGGTGGAGTACGACGGCCGCCCGGTGATGAAGTTGTCGTCGGCCAAAGTGACGGCCCCGGGTGCCAAACAGGTGTTCCGCCGCCGCGGCTGCGCCGATGTGATCGGCCTCGCCGACGAGGAGCCACCGGACGATGCCGTGGCGCTGCTGGAGACGGTGATGCGGAACGGACGGCGCACACGAAGGCCGTCCACGCTCGACGAGTGCCGGGCGAGATGCGCGGACGACATGGCGGAACTGCCGTCGTCGGCCCGGCGGATCAGAGCACCGGTGGCACCCCGCGCCGCGCCCTCGGAGCGGCTGACCGCACTCACCGCGCAGGTCCGGCACCGCGTCGAGACCATGGGCGGGGCGCATCGGCCCGTGCCGGGATGA
- a CDS encoding DUF1918 domain-containing protein produces MQAHLGDQLVIESTTSGATRRDGEIVGLHHKDGTPPYDVRWSDTNEVTLVFPGPDAHVNHLESASPSTAPRAAHDGPADAERTPSSDAVGPGDIGRRVRTERQRRGLSREETARRARMSPGYLAYLEEYPADPSRAALINLADALGTTATALRGGGVDLPPGQGQALPHPRLSDLDVDECRGLLSTHGVGRVAVTAPDGRPAVLPVNYEVVGDTIAFRTAPESLLAAAVGTEVAFEVDHVDEPLSQGWSVLAVGPASVVTEAGAVRRLTERAHTTPWSGGARDMWVSIRAESLTGRRITPAEE; encoded by the coding sequence ATGCAAGCTCATCTCGGCGACCAGCTCGTCATCGAAAGCACGACGTCCGGCGCCACCCGGCGGGACGGGGAGATCGTCGGACTCCACCACAAGGACGGAACACCGCCCTACGACGTGCGCTGGTCGGACACGAACGAGGTGACGCTCGTGTTCCCCGGCCCCGACGCCCACGTCAACCATCTCGAGTCCGCATCACCCTCGACGGCCCCCCGCGCGGCGCACGACGGACCCGCCGACGCCGAACGGACACCGTCGTCGGACGCCGTCGGTCCCGGTGACATCGGCCGACGCGTGCGCACGGAACGACAGCGGCGGGGACTCAGCCGCGAGGAGACGGCCCGACGCGCACGGATGTCGCCCGGCTACCTGGCGTATCTGGAGGAGTATCCCGCCGACCCGTCCAGGGCGGCCCTCATCAACCTGGCCGACGCGCTGGGCACCACCGCCACCGCTCTGCGCGGAGGGGGCGTCGATCTGCCACCCGGCCAGGGGCAGGCACTGCCACATCCGCGGCTGAGCGACCTTGACGTGGACGAATGCCGTGGGCTGCTGTCCACGCACGGCGTGGGACGCGTCGCGGTGACGGCCCCCGACGGCCGCCCGGCGGTCCTCCCGGTCAACTACGAGGTCGTCGGCGACACCATCGCCTTCCGGACCGCCCCCGAGTCACTGCTCGCGGCGGCCGTCGGAACGGAGGTCGCCTTCGAGGTCGATCACGTGGACGAGCCGCTGAGCCAGGGCTGGAGCGTGCTCGCCGTCGGCCCCGCGAGCGTCGTCACGGAAGCCGGCGCCGTACGCCGCCTCACCGAGCGGGCGCACACGACGCCCTGGTCGGGCGGCGCTCGCGACATGTGGGTGTCCATCCGGGCCGAGAGCCTGACGGGTCGACGGATCACGCCGGCGGAGGAGTGA
- a CDS encoding rhodanese-like domain-containing protein yields MAHEVTQEAFAAAWADGALVIDVREADEYAAGHVPGSTA; encoded by the coding sequence GTGGCTCACGAAGTGACACAGGAAGCGTTCGCGGCGGCCTGGGCCGACGGGGCGCTCGTGATCGACGTACGGGAGGCGGACGAGTACGCGGCCGGGCACGTGCCCGGTTCGACCGCGTAG
- a CDS encoding CBS domain-containing protein: protein MPDTPHIVSDVMTLPAVAVRRDTPFKDVVRAMTDRQVSAVPVVEGDGRVVGVVSEADLLPKEEFRDRDLTRAEQLRRMSDLAKAGAVTAEEVMSAPAIVVAPDVTLGQAARIMAVNGVKRLPVIDDEGRLLGVVSRGDLLKVFLRSDEDIEEEVRRTVVAYLFPALSHTIHVSVHDGVVTLRGGVRDPALGWVAERLVRAVEGVVDVRSRLGDVDAAPGPADEG, encoded by the coding sequence ATGCCCGACACCCCCCACATCGTCAGTGACGTGATGACCCTCCCGGCGGTGGCCGTCCGGCGGGACACACCCTTCAAGGACGTCGTGCGGGCCATGACGGACCGGCAGGTCAGTGCCGTGCCGGTGGTGGAGGGGGACGGCCGGGTCGTCGGTGTGGTCTCCGAGGCCGACCTGCTGCCCAAGGAGGAGTTCCGGGACCGCGACCTCACCCGAGCCGAGCAGCTCCGGCGGATGTCCGACCTCGCCAAGGCGGGGGCGGTGACCGCGGAGGAGGTCATGAGCGCGCCCGCGATCGTGGTGGCGCCGGACGTCACGCTCGGGCAGGCGGCCCGGATCATGGCCGTCAACGGGGTCAAGCGTCTGCCGGTGATCGACGACGAGGGACGGCTGCTCGGCGTCGTCAGCCGGGGTGACCTGTTGAAGGTCTTCCTGCGGTCGGACGAGGACATCGAGGAGGAAGTGCGCCGCACGGTGGTGGCCTACCTCTTCCCCGCACTCAGCCACACGATCCATGTGTCCGTGCACGACGGGGTCGTCACCCTGCGCGGTGGTGTCCGGGATCCCGCGCTGGGCTGGGTCGCCGAGCGGCTGGTCCGCGCCGTGGAGGGCGTGGTGGACGTGCGCTCCCGGCTCGGCGACGTGGACGCAGCCCCCGGCCCGGCGGACGAGGGCTGA